In Mytilus edulis chromosome 6, xbMytEdul2.2, whole genome shotgun sequence, the following proteins share a genomic window:
- the LOC139528650 gene encoding adhesive plaque matrix protein 2-like isoform X1, translating to MEMQLVLIVSLVSCYCTKYVIGVTTQSSENDVVKVKNLIAEVTVMKNNYQELLKRVRNIEIEIVDLTNQEKYWKNELENIKRYMACQIEELNDIYTENNDKLNETKAALMKTMISFSQSLTLMNQTIQELSHSRPETLRCEGNLTECSFTSVTPCNSSPCVNSGSCLTVNGSNLCFCPKGYSGKLCEVDPCDSLPCGNGGTQTLLGTTCQCSCRSGFSGLLCEVTPCTSQPCLYGGSCVISGDSYSCNCSKGFSGNSCEETPCSSSPCVNSGSCLNVNGSFVCVCSLGYFGKLCEVDPCDGFRCGNGGTKTLSGTVCQCTCRGGFSGSSCEVTPCSNNPCLHNGNCSVASSSFSCRCPVGYSGDLCEVTPCISSPCLNSGTCFNVDGTYTCACQNGYSGTRCEVTPCSRTICLNQGTCSIVNSNLRCTCKSGFSGRFCEVTPCTSNPCRCGTCSVSGSSYACSCPSGLQGSQCEMLFTETITSPDFPSTYTDNLNLAWTIDAGSRNRVEIRFTSFDLETCCDYVKVYNGASSSNLLGSYNGKNIPSNHITTGRYMYITFTTDSSVERKGFSANIYKILT from the exons ATGGAAATGCAGTTAGTTCTTATAGTATCTTTAGTCTCGTGCTACTGCACCAAATACGTGATTGGTGTTACTACTCAAAGTTCGGAGAATGATGTAGTTAAGGTGAAAAACCTCATAGCGGAAGTTACCGTGATGAAAAACAATTACCAGGAATTACTTAAAAGAGTTAGgaatattgaaattgaaattgtaGATCTGACAAATCAAGAAAAATATTGGAAAAATGAACTTGAAAACATAAAGAGGTACATGGCATGTCAAATTGAAGAGTTGAACGATATTTATACAGAGAACAATGACAAGCTGAATGAAACAAAAGCTGCGTTGATGAAAACTATGATTTCATTTAGTCAGTCACTGACGTTAATGAATCAAACAATACAAGAACTGAGTCATAGTCGACCGGAAACCCTTCGATGTGAGGGCAATCTTACAGAATGTAGTTTTACATCAG TGACACCATGCAACAGTAGTCCGTGTGTGAATTCGGGATCATGCTTAACTGTAAATGGCAGCAATCTATGTTTTTGTCCTAAGGGATACTCTGGAAAATTATGTGAAG TTGATCCGTGTGACAGTCTCCCTTGTGGAAATGGAGGAACACAAACTTTATTAGGAACAACTTGTCAGTGTTCATGTAGAAGTGGCTTCTCTGGATTATTATGTGAAG taacaCCATGCACCAGCCAGCCTTGTCTATATGGTGGTAGTTGTGTTATATCAGGAGACAGCTATAGCTGTAATTGTTCAAAGGGATTTTCTGGCAACTCCTGTGAAG AGACACCATGCAGCAGTAGTCCTTGTGTAAATTCCGGGTCATGCTTGAATGTCAATGGCAGCTTTGTGTGTGTTTGTTCATTGGGATACTTTGGCAAATTATGTGAAG TTGATCCATGTGACGGGTTTCGTTGTGGAAATGGAGGAACAAAGACTTTATCAGGAACAGTCTGTCAGTGCACATGTAGAGGTGGCTTCTCTGGATCATCATGTGAAG TAACTCCATGTTCAAACAACCCATGTCTACACAATGGTAACTGTTCTGTAGCAAGCAGTAGCTTTTCCTGTAGATGTCCCGTAGGATATTCTGGAGACTTATGTGAAG TAACTCCGTGCATAAGTAGTCCTTGTCTAAACTCAGGAACATGTTTCAATGTGGATGGCACTTATACATGTGCATGTCAGAATGGATACTCAGGCACACGTTGTGAAG TTACACCTTGCAGTAGAACCATCTGTTTGAACCAGGGAACTTGTTCCATTGTGAATAGTAACTTAAGATGTACGTGCAAGTCTGGGTTTTCAGGGAGATTTTGTGAAG TGACACCCTGTACATCAAACCCTTGTAGATGTGGAACATGTTCTGTATCGGGTAGTAGTTATGCATGCAGTTGTCCATCTGGGCTCCAGGGTAGTCAATGTGAAA TGTTGTTTACTGAAACGATTACTTCTCCTGACTTTCCTTCAACCTATACCGATAATCTTAACTTAGCTTGGACTATCGATGCTGGCAGTAGAAACAGAGTCGAAATAAGATTTACCAGTTTCGACCTTGAGACCTGTTGTGATTATGTAAAG GTATACAATGGAGCGTCATCCAGCAATCTCCTTGGATCTTATAATGGAAAAAATATACCATCAAACCACATAACGACTGGCAGATATATGTACATTACTTTTACAACAGACAGTTCGGTTGAACGTAAAGGATTTAGtgcaaatatttacaaaatattaacataA
- the LOC139528650 gene encoding adhesive plaque matrix protein 2-like isoform X2 → MEMQLVLIVSLVSCYCTKYVIGVTTQSSENDVVKVKNLIAEVTVMKNNYQELLKRVRNIEIEIVDLTNQEKYWKNELENIKRYMACQIEELNDIYTENNDKLNETKAALMKTMISFSQSLTLMNQTIQELSHSRPETLRCEGNLTECSFTSVTPCNSSPCVNSGSCLTVNGSNLCFCPKGYSGKLCEVDPCDSLPCGNGGTQTLLGTTCQCSCRSGFSGLLCEVTPCTSQPCLYGGSCVISGDSYSCNCSKGFSGNSCEETPCSSSPCVNSGSCLNVNGSFVCVCSLGYFGKLCEVDPCDGFRCGNGGTKTLSGTVCQCTCRGGFSGSSCEVTPCISSPCLNSGTCFNVDGTYTCACQNGYSGTRCEVTPCSRTICLNQGTCSIVNSNLRCTCKSGFSGRFCEVTPCTSNPCRCGTCSVSGSSYACSCPSGLQGSQCEMLFTETITSPDFPSTYTDNLNLAWTIDAGSRNRVEIRFTSFDLETCCDYVKVYNGASSSNLLGSYNGKNIPSNHITTGRYMYITFTTDSSVERKGFSANIYKILT, encoded by the exons ATGGAAATGCAGTTAGTTCTTATAGTATCTTTAGTCTCGTGCTACTGCACCAAATACGTGATTGGTGTTACTACTCAAAGTTCGGAGAATGATGTAGTTAAGGTGAAAAACCTCATAGCGGAAGTTACCGTGATGAAAAACAATTACCAGGAATTACTTAAAAGAGTTAGgaatattgaaattgaaattgtaGATCTGACAAATCAAGAAAAATATTGGAAAAATGAACTTGAAAACATAAAGAGGTACATGGCATGTCAAATTGAAGAGTTGAACGATATTTATACAGAGAACAATGACAAGCTGAATGAAACAAAAGCTGCGTTGATGAAAACTATGATTTCATTTAGTCAGTCACTGACGTTAATGAATCAAACAATACAAGAACTGAGTCATAGTCGACCGGAAACCCTTCGATGTGAGGGCAATCTTACAGAATGTAGTTTTACATCAG TGACACCATGCAACAGTAGTCCGTGTGTGAATTCGGGATCATGCTTAACTGTAAATGGCAGCAATCTATGTTTTTGTCCTAAGGGATACTCTGGAAAATTATGTGAAG TTGATCCGTGTGACAGTCTCCCTTGTGGAAATGGAGGAACACAAACTTTATTAGGAACAACTTGTCAGTGTTCATGTAGAAGTGGCTTCTCTGGATTATTATGTGAAG taacaCCATGCACCAGCCAGCCTTGTCTATATGGTGGTAGTTGTGTTATATCAGGAGACAGCTATAGCTGTAATTGTTCAAAGGGATTTTCTGGCAACTCCTGTGAAG AGACACCATGCAGCAGTAGTCCTTGTGTAAATTCCGGGTCATGCTTGAATGTCAATGGCAGCTTTGTGTGTGTTTGTTCATTGGGATACTTTGGCAAATTATGTGAAG TTGATCCATGTGACGGGTTTCGTTGTGGAAATGGAGGAACAAAGACTTTATCAGGAACAGTCTGTCAGTGCACATGTAGAGGTGGCTTCTCTGGATCATCATGTGAAG TAACTCCGTGCATAAGTAGTCCTTGTCTAAACTCAGGAACATGTTTCAATGTGGATGGCACTTATACATGTGCATGTCAGAATGGATACTCAGGCACACGTTGTGAAG TTACACCTTGCAGTAGAACCATCTGTTTGAACCAGGGAACTTGTTCCATTGTGAATAGTAACTTAAGATGTACGTGCAAGTCTGGGTTTTCAGGGAGATTTTGTGAAG TGACACCCTGTACATCAAACCCTTGTAGATGTGGAACATGTTCTGTATCGGGTAGTAGTTATGCATGCAGTTGTCCATCTGGGCTCCAGGGTAGTCAATGTGAAA TGTTGTTTACTGAAACGATTACTTCTCCTGACTTTCCTTCAACCTATACCGATAATCTTAACTTAGCTTGGACTATCGATGCTGGCAGTAGAAACAGAGTCGAAATAAGATTTACCAGTTTCGACCTTGAGACCTGTTGTGATTATGTAAAG GTATACAATGGAGCGTCATCCAGCAATCTCCTTGGATCTTATAATGGAAAAAATATACCATCAAACCACATAACGACTGGCAGATATATGTACATTACTTTTACAACAGACAGTTCGGTTGAACGTAAAGGATTTAGtgcaaatatttacaaaatattaacataA